A region from the Corynebacterium halotolerans YIM 70093 = DSM 44683 genome encodes:
- a CDS encoding 2-dehydropantoate 2-reductase has product MRIAFIGAGAVGGWFGGRLAAAGHDVVFVARGATLDALITEGLRLNDEPPLKVTAVGSLAEVGDCDVVFLTVKATGGTNVGELLSGAPGHALVAVTQNAVEVPTRVAEVVGRGRTLPGVVRGFFHHTGPGRVEFHGGPISYTFGTFDGRADATVDELAAALNEAGIEATVHPDIWAEVWEKAMFVTCFGGLGAWTGRPLGHLRTVERTRLEALMREVHAVARADGVPLADHAVARTMAFADRMPAEATSSMQRDLAAGDPGELDAQVGAVCRIGAAHGVDTPLHSGLLRALG; this is encoded by the coding sequence CTGGCCGCCGCGGGGCACGACGTCGTCTTCGTCGCCCGCGGCGCCACCCTGGACGCCCTGATCACCGAGGGGCTCCGGCTCAACGACGAGCCACCGCTGAAAGTCACCGCGGTGGGCTCGCTCGCGGAGGTGGGGGACTGCGACGTCGTCTTCCTCACGGTCAAGGCCACCGGCGGGACGAACGTGGGGGAGCTGCTGTCCGGGGCGCCCGGGCACGCCCTGGTGGCCGTCACCCAGAACGCGGTGGAGGTGCCCACCCGGGTCGCCGAGGTCGTCGGCCGCGGGCGCACCCTGCCGGGCGTGGTCCGCGGGTTCTTCCACCACACCGGGCCCGGCCGGGTCGAGTTCCACGGCGGGCCGATCTCCTACACCTTCGGCACCTTCGACGGGCGCGCGGACGCCACCGTCGACGAGCTGGCCGCCGCCCTCAACGAGGCCGGCATCGAGGCCACGGTGCACCCCGACATCTGGGCCGAGGTCTGGGAGAAAGCCATGTTCGTCACCTGCTTCGGGGGCCTCGGAGCGTGGACGGGCCGGCCGCTGGGCCACCTGCGCACCGTCGAACGCACCCGTCTGGAGGCCCTGATGCGGGAGGTCCACGCCGTCGCCCGGGCCGACGGTGTGCCGCTGGCCGACCACGCGGTCGCCCGCACCATGGCCTTCGCCGACCGGATGCCCGCCGAGGCCACCAGTTCCATGCAGCGCGACCTGGCCGCGGGGGATCCCGGCGAGCTGGACGCGCAGGTCGGCGCGGTGTGCCGGATCGGGGCGGCCCACGGCGTCGATACGCCCCTGCATTCGGGATTGCTGCGCGCGCTGGGGTAG
- a CDS encoding DUF2218 domain-containing protein, whose translation MTASSTARVKTDRPGRYGKQLASHFSTKLQTSWDAESGRGHLTFAGEAIGEVDMVVGDRVLLLHLECDEDALDRLERVVGVHLVRFGTRDGLEVAWRRRGGDEGTRWTAADLEG comes from the coding sequence ATGACCGCTTCCTCGACCGCCCGCGTGAAGACCGACCGGCCGGGACGCTACGGCAAGCAACTGGCCTCCCACTTCTCCACCAAGCTGCAGACCAGTTGGGACGCCGAGTCCGGCCGCGGGCACCTGACCTTCGCCGGGGAGGCCATCGGCGAGGTGGACATGGTCGTCGGGGACCGGGTGCTGCTGCTCCACCTGGAGTGCGACGAGGACGCCCTCGACCGGCTCGAGCGGGTCGTCGGCGTGCACCTCGTGCGCTTCGGCACCCGCGACGGGCTCGAGGTCGCCTGGCGACGCCGCGGCGGGGACGAGGGGACCCGTTGGACCGCCGCCGATCTCGAGGGCTAG
- a CDS encoding ECF transporter S component encodes MSTGPTLPSAGPTDRRRKRPSWRVIDIIIAAVLGVACGLIFWVWNGIGFAGFTALDALTPGFGGLVAGVWLLGGVIGGLVIRKPGAAVFVEVIAALVSAALGNHWGIETLYSGLAQGVGAELVFAVFGYRRFGVGVAMAAGAAAGLGAFVLELFTSANIAKSLTFNSIYLTCLLVSGAVLAGLLGHWLVKALARTGALDRFAAGRTA; translated from the coding sequence ATGAGCACAGGCCCGACCCTGCCCTCCGCCGGCCCGACGGACCGGCGCCGGAAGCGCCCCTCGTGGCGGGTGATCGACATCATCATCGCCGCCGTCCTCGGCGTGGCCTGCGGACTGATCTTCTGGGTGTGGAACGGTATCGGCTTCGCCGGCTTCACCGCCCTCGACGCCCTGACCCCGGGCTTCGGCGGCCTGGTCGCCGGCGTCTGGCTGCTGGGTGGCGTGATCGGCGGGCTGGTCATCCGCAAGCCCGGGGCCGCGGTCTTCGTCGAGGTCATCGCCGCACTGGTCTCCGCCGCCCTGGGCAACCACTGGGGGATTGAGACCCTCTACTCGGGCCTGGCCCAGGGCGTGGGCGCCGAGCTGGTCTTCGCCGTCTTCGGCTACCGGCGCTTCGGTGTGGGCGTGGCCATGGCCGCCGGTGCCGCCGCCGGCCTCGGCGCCTTCGTCCTCGAGCTGTTCACCTCGGCGAACATCGCCAAGTCGCTGACCTTCAACTCCATCTACCTGACCTGCCTGCTCGTCTCCGGAGCCGTCCTCGCCGGGCTGCTGGGCCACTGGCTGGTCAAGGCGCTGGCACGGACCGGGGCGCTCGACCGTTTCGCCGCCGGCCGCACGGCATGA